A genomic segment from Luteibacter aegosomatis encodes:
- a CDS encoding molybdopterin molybdotransferase MoeA, with translation MALIPLEQALEHYACVRPLPVHRVPLDIALGAVLAESPRSRLSLPRFTQSAMDGYAVRAADGVGPRALIGTSAAGSPADVHVGEGQAVRILTGGMLPDGADAVARQEIVERDGQGIVLREAVRVGEAIRREGEELKQGDVLAEAGQRVTAGLVAVLAMAGVDEIDVRRRPRVSVLITGDEVLRVGHPLGPGQIYDANGPLLRAWFVEHGYGEPVIGYVRDDERELEEAMSAALDSADLVITSGGVSVGDRDYVPLVADRLGVRRKFWKVAQKPGKPLWYGVRDDGKALLGMPGNPGAVLVCLAIHARAVLGRLEGETSSQPAWCHGVLTTNVEADAERDRLLRMRLDLGDGTARLTLLPKQESHMLSNLASAHVLAWLPSRGEPFAAGERVAWISL, from the coding sequence ATGGCGTTGATTCCGCTCGAACAGGCCCTCGAACACTATGCGTGCGTCCGCCCGCTACCGGTGCATCGCGTACCGTTGGACATCGCGCTGGGGGCCGTGCTGGCGGAGTCGCCGAGATCGCGTCTTTCGTTGCCGCGCTTCACGCAGAGTGCGATGGACGGCTACGCGGTGCGCGCGGCTGACGGCGTCGGCCCCCGGGCCCTCATCGGCACTTCGGCGGCGGGGTCTCCCGCCGACGTGCATGTCGGCGAGGGACAGGCCGTGCGCATCCTCACCGGCGGCATGCTTCCCGACGGTGCCGACGCCGTCGCCCGCCAGGAAATCGTCGAGCGCGACGGCCAGGGCATCGTCTTGCGTGAAGCGGTGCGGGTGGGCGAAGCGATACGTCGCGAGGGCGAGGAACTCAAGCAAGGTGACGTGCTCGCCGAGGCGGGCCAGCGCGTGACCGCCGGCCTCGTCGCGGTGCTGGCGATGGCGGGCGTCGACGAAATCGACGTGCGCCGCCGTCCCCGCGTGTCCGTGCTGATCACGGGCGACGAGGTGCTGCGCGTGGGGCACCCCCTGGGTCCCGGTCAGATCTACGACGCGAACGGCCCGCTGCTTCGCGCGTGGTTCGTCGAGCATGGCTACGGCGAGCCGGTGATCGGCTACGTGAGGGACGACGAGCGGGAACTGGAAGAAGCCATGAGCGCGGCCCTCGACAGCGCCGACCTGGTCATCACCAGCGGCGGCGTGTCCGTGGGCGATCGTGATTACGTGCCGCTCGTCGCCGATCGACTCGGCGTGCGGCGGAAATTCTGGAAAGTGGCGCAGAAGCCGGGAAAACCGCTCTGGTACGGTGTTCGTGACGACGGCAAGGCCTTGCTGGGCATGCCCGGCAATCCGGGCGCGGTCCTGGTCTGCCTGGCGATCCACGCCCGGGCGGTACTTGGCCGTCTGGAAGGCGAAACGTCGAGCCAGCCGGCATGGTGCCATGGCGTGTTGACGACCAACGTGGAGGCCGACGCCGAGCGCGATCGACTCCTGCGGATGCGGCTGGACCTGGGCGACGGTACCGCGCGCCTGACGCTGTTGCCGAAGCAGGAGTCGCACATGCTCAGCAATCTCGCGTCGGCCCACGTGCTGGCATGGTTGCCCTCGCGCGGCGAGCCGTTCGCGGCGGGCGAACGGGTAGCGTGGATTTCTCTTTGA
- the moaCB gene encoding bifunctional molybdenum cofactor biosynthesis protein MoaC/MoaB, whose translation MKDVGLKPDSLRVARATATLHAPAHCIERLHSGDTEKGDALKTARVAGILAAKRTDELIPLCHPLPIHRAEVTYELDETSVRVIAEVQTIGPTGVEMEALTAASLAALTLYDMLKPYCEPDDMHIEACRLERKTGGKSHYRRQLSQPRDAAVVVLSDTVAAGAARDTAGVFVRDALEQAGFGPVGYTVIADDAGTLGDTIRRLAEAGVALIVTVGGTGLGPRDITVDTVTPMLDVEIPGIMEAARAFGQRRMPFAMLSRGIAGYVRDSLLLTFPGSRGGASESLAATLPGIVHLIETARRGGRHAGGYGEET comes from the coding sequence ATGAAAGACGTCGGCCTGAAACCGGACTCGCTGCGCGTGGCCCGGGCCACCGCCACCCTCCACGCGCCGGCGCATTGCATCGAGCGGCTGCATAGCGGCGACACGGAAAAAGGCGATGCGTTGAAGACCGCGCGCGTCGCCGGCATCCTCGCGGCCAAGCGTACGGACGAACTGATCCCGCTGTGCCATCCGTTGCCCATCCATCGCGCGGAAGTCACCTATGAACTCGACGAGACGTCCGTCAGGGTGATCGCCGAGGTGCAGACCATCGGCCCCACCGGGGTCGAGATGGAGGCGTTGACCGCGGCCAGCCTCGCCGCGCTCACGCTCTACGACATGCTCAAGCCGTACTGCGAGCCCGACGACATGCACATCGAGGCGTGCCGCCTCGAACGCAAGACGGGCGGCAAGTCGCATTACCGTCGACAGCTTTCGCAGCCGCGCGACGCGGCGGTCGTGGTGCTGTCGGACACCGTCGCCGCGGGCGCCGCGCGCGATACCGCGGGCGTCTTCGTGCGCGATGCGCTCGAGCAGGCCGGTTTCGGGCCGGTCGGCTACACGGTGATCGCCGACGACGCGGGCACCCTCGGCGACACGATCCGCCGCCTCGCCGAGGCGGGCGTGGCGTTGATCGTCACGGTGGGCGGGACGGGGTTGGGACCGCGCGACATCACCGTGGACACGGTGACGCCGATGCTCGACGTCGAGATCCCCGGCATCATGGAAGCCGCGCGCGCCTTCGGCCAACGGCGGATGCCCTTCGCCATGCTGTCCCGGGGCATCGCGGGCTACGTGCGGGATTCGTTGCTGCTCACGTTCCCGGGTAGTCGCGGCGGCGCCTCCGAATCGCTCGCCGCCACCTTACCGGGCATCGTCCACCTGATCGAGACCGCCCGCCGCGGCGGACGCCACGCCGGCGGATACGGCGAGGAAACCTGA
- a CDS encoding molybdenum cofactor biosynthesis protein MoaE produces MERHVLSDHPIAIDALLELDAHPECGGLALFVGTVRDHHEGRAVTRLRYTAHEALAGKIIREVEQATRDRFGVPYVRIVHRLGDLAIGDVAIACVVRAPHRAEAFDACRHAVDAVKHGAPIWKEEFYADGSSAFVEGCCIRDDLDADAAAPLHHRHTHASHG; encoded by the coding sequence ATGGAGCGACACGTGCTGTCCGATCACCCCATCGCCATCGACGCGCTGCTCGAACTGGACGCCCACCCGGAATGCGGCGGCCTCGCCCTCTTCGTCGGTACCGTGCGCGACCACCACGAGGGACGCGCGGTGACCCGTCTTCGTTACACCGCGCATGAAGCCCTGGCCGGCAAGATCATCCGGGAGGTGGAACAGGCCACCCGGGACCGGTTCGGTGTGCCCTACGTGCGCATCGTGCACCGCCTCGGCGACCTCGCCATCGGCGACGTGGCCATCGCCTGCGTGGTGAGGGCGCCGCACCGCGCCGAAGCCTTCGACGCCTGCCGACATGCGGTGGACGCGGTGAAACATGGCGCGCCCATCTGGAAGGAAGAATTCTACGCCGACGGCAGCAGCGCCTTCGTGGAGGGCTGCTGCATCCGCGACGACCTCGACGCCGATGCCGCGGCGCCCCTCCACCATCGTCACACGCATGCGAGCCACGGATGA
- the lpxB gene encoding lipid-A-disaccharide synthase, producing MTHTTQGPFIALIAGEDSGDQLGADLIEALRLRYPGARFAGIGGARMLARGFESWHDIRELSVMGFAEVVKHLPRLLRLRKTLVARLLAERPDVVVGIDAPDFNLGVERRLKQAGLATVHYVSPSVWAWREKRAEKIGRSADRVLCLFPMEPPIYAKHGIDARFVGHPLADRFPMVSDRAAARDALGLPHDAPVLAVLPGSRPSEIERVGAIFVEAARRVARSMPSLRIVVPSANERVHARLAELLADFPGLPPLLTDGRAHEAMLAADAVLLASGTATLEAMLAKRPMVVGYRVSPTSYRIAKALRMLKTDVYSLPNILARACGLGQHLLVPEFMQDDCTADNLAGATLDLLGDSERRSAVVAAFEFLHRELRGGLEGKAADRAAEAIAELMDQPHVPNLVGTTEPH from the coding sequence ATGACACACACCACGCAAGGACCCTTCATCGCGCTCATCGCCGGCGAGGATTCCGGCGACCAGTTGGGTGCCGATCTCATCGAAGCGCTCCGCCTCCGCTACCCCGGCGCCCGGTTCGCCGGTATCGGCGGGGCCCGCATGCTGGCCCGCGGCTTCGAGTCATGGCACGACATTCGCGAGCTGTCGGTGATGGGCTTTGCCGAGGTGGTGAAGCACCTGCCCCGCCTGCTTCGCCTGCGCAAGACCCTGGTCGCGCGGCTCCTGGCCGAACGGCCCGATGTCGTGGTCGGCATCGACGCGCCCGACTTCAACCTCGGCGTGGAGCGCCGGCTCAAGCAGGCCGGCCTCGCCACGGTGCACTACGTGAGCCCGTCGGTGTGGGCCTGGCGCGAGAAGCGTGCCGAGAAGATCGGCCGCTCGGCCGATCGCGTGCTCTGCCTGTTTCCCATGGAGCCGCCGATCTACGCGAAGCACGGCATCGACGCGCGCTTCGTGGGCCATCCGCTCGCCGACCGCTTTCCCATGGTGTCCGATCGCGCTGCCGCGCGTGACGCGCTGGGCCTGCCCCACGATGCCCCCGTGCTCGCCGTGCTGCCCGGCAGCCGCCCGAGCGAGATCGAACGCGTCGGCGCCATTTTCGTCGAAGCGGCACGCCGCGTCGCCCGTTCGATGCCGTCGCTGCGCATCGTGGTGCCCTCGGCCAACGAACGCGTGCATGCGCGCCTTGCCGAGCTGCTGGCCGATTTTCCCGGTCTTCCCCCCCTGCTTACCGACGGTCGTGCCCACGAGGCGATGCTGGCCGCCGACGCGGTGCTGCTCGCTTCCGGCACCGCCACGCTCGAAGCCATGCTCGCCAAGCGGCCGATGGTGGTGGGCTACCGCGTATCGCCCACGAGCTATCGCATCGCCAAGGCGCTGCGCATGCTGAAGACCGACGTCTACAGCCTGCCCAACATCCTCGCCCGCGCCTGCGGGCTGGGCCAGCACCTCCTGGTGCCCGAATTCATGCAGGACGACTGCACCGCCGACAACCTCGCCGGCGCCACCCTCGACCTGCTCGGCGACAGCGAACGCCGGAGCGCCGTGGTGGCGGCGTTCGAGTTCCTGCATCGGGAGCTGCGTGGTGGGCTGGAAGGAAAAGCCGCGGATCGCGCCGCCGAGGCCATCGCCGAACTCATGGATCAACCTCACGTCCCGAACCTTGTCGGCACGACCGAACCCCACTAG
- the rseP gene encoding RIP metalloprotease RseP — protein sequence MSPFLGSVFWLLVTLGVLVTFHEFGHYWVARRCGVRVLRFSVGFGRPLWRRVAKDGTEYQIAAIPLGGYVKMLDAREADVDPSQAGEEFTAKPVWKRIAIVAAGPAFNLIFTVAAFWAMYIVGKPDVAPMVTAAPSSVAAQAGIRPGDRIVAMDGQPVGTWSDAMDVLANALLGTSPLPVRVKGTDGAQRDVVLPLQKLDNTGDIGQRFNQLGLAMAPLPAVVGTVLPGDPASLAGLRPGDRIVGVNGIPVDNFEAFTKLVPDEAKKSPKLSLAIVRDGQPSTVELTARMKSEEGQPVRWMIGISAVPPEAATLRYGPVRAFTESLSATWTGTRNTLGLIGKMLSGEASTKNLSGVIGIAQVANDSANRGLGWFLNFLALVSLSLAILNLLPIPVLDGGHLLYYLIELVKGSPVSERTMIAGQYVGLALLFTLMGLAFFNDIQRMLVS from the coding sequence ATGAGCCCTTTCCTTGGTTCCGTATTCTGGCTGCTGGTGACGCTGGGCGTCCTGGTGACCTTTCACGAATTCGGCCACTACTGGGTCGCGCGCCGCTGTGGCGTGCGCGTGCTGCGCTTCTCGGTCGGTTTCGGACGCCCCTTGTGGCGGCGCGTCGCGAAGGACGGCACCGAATACCAGATCGCCGCGATTCCGCTGGGCGGCTACGTGAAGATGCTCGACGCCCGCGAGGCGGACGTCGATCCCTCCCAGGCGGGTGAGGAATTCACCGCCAAGCCCGTATGGAAGCGCATCGCCATCGTCGCCGCCGGTCCCGCGTTCAACCTGATCTTCACCGTCGCCGCCTTCTGGGCGATGTACATCGTGGGCAAGCCCGACGTCGCGCCGATGGTCACCGCCGCGCCTTCCTCCGTCGCCGCCCAGGCGGGCATTCGCCCGGGCGACCGAATCGTCGCGATGGACGGCCAGCCGGTGGGCACCTGGAGCGACGCCATGGACGTGCTCGCCAATGCGCTGCTCGGCACCTCGCCGCTGCCGGTCCGCGTGAAGGGCACCGACGGCGCGCAGCGTGACGTGGTCCTGCCGTTGCAGAAGCTCGACAACACCGGCGACATCGGCCAGCGCTTCAACCAGCTCGGCCTGGCCATGGCGCCCCTGCCGGCCGTGGTCGGCACGGTGCTGCCGGGCGACCCCGCCTCCCTGGCCGGCCTGCGCCCCGGCGACCGCATCGTCGGCGTCAACGGCATCCCCGTCGACAACTTCGAGGCCTTCACCAAGCTGGTGCCCGACGAAGCGAAGAAGTCGCCGAAGCTCTCGCTGGCCATCGTGCGCGACGGACAGCCCTCCACGGTGGAACTCACGGCACGCATGAAGTCCGAGGAAGGCCAGCCGGTCCGCTGGATGATCGGCATCTCCGCCGTGCCGCCCGAGGCCGCCACGCTGCGCTACGGGCCGGTACGCGCCTTCACCGAGTCGCTGTCGGCCACCTGGACCGGTACCCGCAACACGCTGGGGCTGATCGGCAAGATGCTTTCCGGCGAGGCCTCCACCAAGAACCTTTCCGGCGTGATCGGCATCGCGCAGGTCGCCAACGACTCGGCCAACCGCGGCCTCGGCTGGTTCCTCAATTTCCTCGCGCTGGTCTCGCTCAGCCTGGCCATCCTGAACCTGCTGCCCATCCCCGTCTTGGACGGTGGACACCTGCTGTATTACCTTATCGAGTTGGTCAAAGGCAGTCCGGTAAGCGAACGCACGATGATCGCAGGCCAGTATGTGGGGCTCGCCTTGCTGTTTACCCTGATGGGGTTGGCGTTTTTCAACGACATCCAGCGAATGCTCGTCTCGTGA
- the rnhB gene encoding ribonuclease HII, with amino-acid sequence MPRKLNVTRQLARDLIVAGVDEAGRGPLAGPVVVSAVILDPERPIRGLNDSKQLDEATREKLYGRIVERALAWTVIFVEREEIDRINIFQATMVGMTRSLMGLSLAPQMALIDGNRLPRTLPCEARAVIGGDATEPAISAASILAKVSRDRHMQALDAVHPGYGFARHKGYAVPEHIEALDRLGPCHAHRRTFAPVKRWFEPATPVGDLFETALS; translated from the coding sequence ATGCCCCGCAAGCTCAACGTCACCCGCCAGCTCGCCCGCGATCTGATCGTCGCCGGGGTGGACGAGGCCGGCCGTGGCCCGCTGGCCGGCCCGGTGGTGGTGTCGGCCGTCATCCTCGATCCCGAGCGACCCATCCGCGGGCTCAACGACTCCAAGCAACTCGACGAGGCCACCCGCGAAAAGCTCTACGGACGCATCGTCGAGCGCGCCCTGGCCTGGACGGTGATCTTCGTCGAGCGCGAGGAAATCGACCGGATCAACATCTTCCAGGCCACCATGGTCGGCATGACCCGCTCGCTCATGGGCCTGTCCCTGGCACCGCAGATGGCGCTGATCGACGGCAATCGCCTGCCCCGCACCCTGCCCTGCGAAGCCCGGGCCGTGATCGGCGGCGATGCCACCGAACCGGCCATCAGCGCGGCCTCGATTCTCGCCAAGGTAAGCCGTGACCGGCACATGCAAGCCCTCGACGCCGTGCATCCGGGCTACGGCTTCGCCCGGCACAAGGGCTACGCCGTACCCGAGCACATCGAGGCCCTGGATCGCCTGGGCCCCTGCCATGCCCACCGCCGGACCTTCGCCCCGGTCAAGCGCTGGTTCGAGCCCGCGACGCCGGTGGGCGACCTCTTCGAAACGGCCCTGTCGTAA
- the fabZ gene encoding 3-hydroxyacyl-ACP dehydratase FabZ translates to MSDSKAAVKLPVDVEQIQQLLPHRYPFLLVDRVIEIDPGKTITAIKNVTINEPFFQGHFPGHPVMPGVLIVEAMAQTAGLLTQITSQMDGQGGSPLFYLVKVDNARFSSVVAPGDQLRMEVSLKRLIRGMGLFEARALVDGKVVACCELMCAARNDK, encoded by the coding sequence ATGAGCGATTCGAAAGCCGCCGTGAAGCTCCCGGTGGACGTGGAACAGATCCAGCAACTGCTGCCGCACCGCTATCCGTTCCTGTTGGTCGACCGCGTGATCGAGATCGATCCCGGCAAGACCATCACCGCCATCAAGAACGTCACGATCAACGAACCGTTCTTCCAGGGCCATTTCCCCGGGCACCCGGTGATGCCGGGCGTGCTCATCGTCGAGGCCATGGCGCAGACCGCCGGCCTGCTCACCCAGATCACCAGCCAGATGGACGGCCAGGGCGGAAGCCCGCTGTTCTACTTGGTGAAGGTCGACAACGCCCGCTTCTCCTCGGTGGTGGCGCCGGGCGACCAGTTGCGCATGGAAGTCTCCCTCAAGCGCCTGATCCGCGGCATGGGCCTGTTCGAGGCCAGGGCGCTGGTCGACGGCAAGGTGGTGGCCTGCTGCGAACTGATGTGCGCCGCGAGGAACGACAAATGA
- the lpxA gene encoding acyl-ACP--UDP-N-acetylglucosamine O-acyltransferase yields the protein MIHPTAQIDPSARIADNVSIGAYTIIGADVVVGEGTTIGPHVVIEGPTTIGRDNRILQFASIGGPPQDKKWQGERTEVAIGDRNLIREFVTINRGTGDGGGITRIGNDNWLLAYVHIAHDCQVGNNVVFSNYSALAGHAEIGDWTILSGYSGVHQFCKVGAHAFLGMGCLVGSDVPPFVMMANETRGRPRGINSEGLKRRGFDTHRIAAIKRAYRTLYMAGLPLAEAREQLQAQAETSEDVRQMLEFLDRSERTIAR from the coding sequence ATGATCCATCCGACCGCGCAGATCGACCCGTCCGCGCGAATCGCGGACAACGTCAGCATCGGTGCCTACACCATCATCGGTGCCGACGTGGTCGTCGGCGAGGGCACCACCATCGGCCCCCACGTGGTCATCGAGGGGCCCACCACCATCGGGCGCGACAACCGGATTCTCCAGTTCGCCTCCATCGGCGGTCCGCCGCAGGACAAGAAATGGCAGGGCGAGCGCACCGAGGTGGCGATCGGCGATCGCAACCTCATCCGCGAGTTCGTCACGATCAACCGCGGCACCGGCGACGGCGGCGGCATCACGCGCATCGGCAACGACAATTGGCTGCTGGCCTACGTGCACATCGCGCACGACTGCCAGGTGGGCAACAACGTCGTGTTCTCGAATTACTCCGCCCTGGCCGGCCATGCGGAAATCGGCGACTGGACCATCCTGTCCGGTTATTCGGGCGTGCACCAGTTCTGCAAGGTCGGCGCGCATGCCTTCCTCGGCATGGGTTGCCTGGTCGGTTCCGACGTCCCTCCGTTCGTGATGATGGCCAACGAAACCCGTGGCCGCCCGCGCGGCATCAACAGCGAGGGCCTGAAGCGGCGCGGTTTCGACACCCACCGCATCGCCGCCATCAAGCGCGCCTACCGCACGCTCTACATGGCGGGCCTGCCGCTGGCCGAGGCTCGTGAACAGCTTCAGGCACAGGCCGAAACCAGCGAAGACGTGCGGCAGATGCTGGAGTTTCTCGATCGCAGCGAGCGCACGATCGCCCGCTGA
- the lpxD gene encoding UDP-3-O-(3-hydroxymyristoyl)glucosamine N-acyltransferase: MSGNPQFTLGELAERFGLEAHGDPATAVDGIGTLATATPTQFTFLSNPKYTSQLADTRAGIVVLNADALPLRQGAALVAKDPYVAYAKIAALFEKHAAAPRGIHPSAVVSASARVHPTASVGPCCVVEDGAVIEEGAILGPGCTIGPGCVVGADSRLVARVTLVIRVTLGKRVLVHPGAVIGSDGFGLAFDRDHWVKLPQLGGVRIGDDCEIGANTTIDRGALDDTVLEEDVRLDNQIQIAHNVHIGAHTAMAGCSAVAGSAKIGRYCLIGGNAGILGHLELADRVTITAKSLVTASIREPGEYSSGSPLQENRQWRRNAARMKHLDEYARRLAALEKDKGQ, encoded by the coding sequence GTGAGCGGGAATCCGCAATTCACGCTTGGCGAACTGGCCGAGCGGTTCGGGCTCGAGGCGCATGGCGATCCGGCCACCGCGGTCGACGGCATCGGCACCCTGGCCACGGCCACGCCGACGCAGTTCACCTTCCTCTCCAACCCGAAATACACCTCGCAACTGGCCGACACCCGGGCCGGCATCGTCGTGCTCAACGCCGACGCCCTGCCGCTGCGCCAGGGCGCGGCCCTGGTGGCGAAGGACCCCTACGTCGCCTACGCGAAGATCGCCGCCCTGTTCGAGAAGCATGCCGCCGCGCCGCGGGGCATCCATCCCAGTGCCGTGGTGTCCGCCTCCGCCCGCGTGCATCCCACGGCCAGCGTGGGCCCCTGCTGCGTCGTCGAGGACGGCGCGGTGATCGAGGAAGGCGCCATCCTCGGACCGGGATGCACCATCGGCCCCGGCTGCGTGGTGGGCGCCGATTCGCGCCTGGTCGCCCGAGTCACCCTGGTGATCCGCGTCACCTTGGGCAAGCGCGTGCTGGTCCACCCCGGCGCGGTGATCGGCTCGGACGGTTTCGGCCTCGCCTTCGACCGCGACCACTGGGTGAAGCTGCCCCAGCTCGGCGGCGTGCGGATCGGCGACGACTGCGAAATCGGCGCCAATACCACCATCGACCGCGGTGCGCTCGACGATACGGTGCTTGAGGAAGACGTTCGGCTCGACAACCAGATCCAGATCGCCCACAACGTGCACATCGGCGCCCATACCGCCATGGCCGGGTGCTCGGCCGTGGCCGGCAGCGCGAAAATCGGCCGCTACTGCCTCATCGGCGGCAACGCGGGCATCCTCGGCCACCTCGAACTGGCCGACCGGGTTACCATCACGGCCAAGAGCCTGGTCACGGCATCGATCCGTGAGCCGGGTGAATATTCTTCAGGTTCCCCGCTGCAGGAAAACCGCCAATGGCGGCGCAACGCGGCACGCATGAAACACCTCGACGAGTACGCGCGCCGCCTGGCGGCGCTGGAAAAGGACAAAGGGCAATGA
- the bamA gene encoding outer membrane protein assembly factor BamA has translation MKRIAALILLASLSANALAFEPFVVSDIRIDGLTRIAQGTVLSYLPVEKGDTLSDDKAQAAIRALYQTKFFSDVELDRQGDILVIKVVERPAIAKLTLRGNKDIKEDDLRKGLKEIGLAEGETFDRLSLDRVQQELIRQYYNRGKYNVSVEPHVTRLDRNRVAIDIEIREGKAAKIKEINIVGNKAFPDKAIRDGFESNTTGWLSWYSKDDQYSREKLSGDLEKLSNYYLNRGYADFGLDSTQVAISPDKRSMYVDASVKEGEVYTVSDVKLLGELILPEETLRKLVYVHKGDTFNHAAIEASTDAIKGILANIGYAFAKVTPVPKLDKDKRTADLTLFIEPGKRVYVRRVVFQGNTRTEDEVLRREMRQLEGAWYAQGAIDRSKTRLQRLGYFKTVDVDKQLVPGTVDQVDLTVKVEEQSAGSLMFGVGYSQYSGIILSASVSQNNFLGTGDRFSIGAETSTYYKRINASYVNPYLTDSGIQLGYNLGYSKLDYGDTDLANYTYSTKSFQTTLSFPITDYDSLSTSLGVSSNLINTSYLTPSQLSAYQRAIGNKTIHSWTTSLGYTHDTRNSYWAPTRGGQLTASIEGALPGSTVQFYKLFGEANHYWPIGKGFVLYLDGQVGYGKTYGQTYDNDGYAINPDGTVGAKIYSKGDKVQFPFWENYYAGGVRDVRGFQDNTLGPRLCDGGSASPNPDSHGRCSGGYYSYGQPIGGAFKVLGTAQMFLPLPFLKDVNTARVSWFVDVGNVYKDYSSFDASELRASTGLSLQWQAPIGPLIINFAVPFRKKTDDNRFVERIQFTFGNTF, from the coding sequence ATGAAGCGTATCGCCGCCCTGATCCTGCTTGCCTCCCTGTCCGCCAATGCGCTTGCTTTCGAGCCGTTCGTCGTTTCCGACATCCGTATCGATGGCCTGACGCGTATCGCGCAGGGCACGGTACTGAGCTACCTGCCCGTCGAAAAGGGCGACACGCTGAGTGACGACAAGGCCCAGGCCGCGATCCGCGCCCTCTACCAGACCAAGTTCTTCAGCGACGTCGAACTCGACCGCCAGGGCGACATCCTGGTGATCAAGGTCGTGGAGCGCCCGGCCATCGCCAAACTCACCCTGCGCGGCAACAAGGACATCAAGGAAGACGACCTGCGCAAGGGCCTGAAGGAAATCGGCCTGGCCGAAGGCGAGACCTTCGACCGCCTGTCGCTCGACCGCGTGCAGCAGGAGCTCATCCGCCAGTACTACAACCGCGGCAAGTACAACGTGTCGGTCGAACCGCACGTGACCCGCCTCGATCGCAACCGCGTCGCCATCGATATCGAAATTCGCGAAGGCAAGGCGGCCAAGATCAAGGAAATCAACATCGTCGGCAACAAGGCCTTCCCCGACAAGGCCATCCGCGACGGTTTCGAGTCCAACACCACCGGCTGGCTGTCGTGGTACTCCAAGGACGACCAGTACTCGCGCGAAAAGCTCTCGGGCGACCTCGAGAAGCTCAGCAACTACTACCTCAACCGCGGCTACGCCGATTTCGGCCTGGATTCCACCCAGGTGGCGATCAGCCCGGACAAGCGCAGCATGTACGTCGACGCCAGCGTCAAGGAAGGCGAGGTCTACACCGTCTCCGACGTGAAGCTGCTCGGTGAGCTGATCCTGCCCGAAGAGACGCTGCGCAAGCTGGTCTACGTGCACAAGGGCGACACCTTCAACCACGCGGCCATCGAAGCCAGCACCGACGCCATCAAGGGCATCCTCGCGAACATCGGCTACGCCTTCGCGAAGGTCACCCCGGTGCCCAAGCTCGACAAGGACAAGCGCACCGCCGACCTCACCCTCTTCATCGAGCCGGGCAAGCGCGTGTACGTGCGCCGCGTGGTGTTCCAGGGCAACACCCGCACCGAAGACGAGGTGCTCCGCCGCGAAATGCGCCAGCTCGAGGGCGCGTGGTACGCGCAGGGCGCCATCGACCGTTCGAAGACCCGCCTGCAGCGCCTCGGCTACTTCAAGACCGTCGATGTCGACAAGCAGCTCGTGCCGGGCACCGTCGACCAGGTCGACCTCACGGTGAAGGTGGAAGAACAGTCCGCCGGCTCGCTGATGTTCGGCGTGGGCTACTCGCAGTACTCCGGCATCATCCTGTCGGCCTCGGTGTCGCAGAACAACTTCCTGGGTACGGGCGACCGCTTCTCGATCGGCGCGGAAACCAGCACGTACTACAAGCGCATCAACGCCAGCTACGTGAACCCGTACCTCACCGACTCGGGCATCCAGCTGGGCTATAACCTCGGTTACAGCAAGCTCGATTACGGCGACACCGACCTGGCGAACTACACCTACAGCACCAAGTCGTTCCAGACCACGCTGTCGTTCCCGATCACCGACTACGATTCGCTGTCGACGAGCCTGGGCGTCAGCTCCAACCTCATCAACACGTCGTACCTGACGCCGTCCCAGCTTTCGGCGTACCAGCGGGCCATCGGCAACAAGACCATCCACTCGTGGACCACGAGCCTGGGCTACACCCACGACACCCGCAACAGCTACTGGGCGCCCACCCGTGGCGGCCAGCTGACGGCGTCGATCGAGGGTGCGCTGCCCGGCTCGACGGTGCAGTTCTACAAGCTGTTCGGCGAAGCCAACCACTATTGGCCCATCGGCAAGGGCTTCGTGCTCTATCTCGACGGTCAGGTCGGCTATGGCAAGACCTACGGCCAGACGTACGACAACGACGGCTACGCGATCAATCCCGACGGCACGGTGGGCGCCAAGATCTACAGCAAGGGCGACAAGGTGCAGTTCCCCTTCTGGGAGAACTACTACGCGGGCGGCGTGCGCGACGTGCGCGGCTTCCAGGACAACACCCTGGGTCCCCGCCTCTGCGACGGCGGCAGCGCCAGCCCCAATCCGGACAGCCACGGTCGATGCAGCGGCGGCTATTACTCCTACGGCCAGCCGATCGGTGGCGCCTTCAAGGTGCTGGGTACCGCGCAGATGTTCCTGCCCCTGCCCTTCCTGAAGGACGTGAACACGGCCCGCGTGAGCTGGTTTGTCGACGTCGGCAACGTCTACAAGGACTACTCGTCCTTCGACGCCAGCGAACTGCGCGCTTCCACCGGCCTCTCGCTGCAGTGGCAGGCGCCGATCGGCCCGCTGATCATCAACTTCGCCGTGCCGTTCCGTAAGAAGACCGACGACAACCGCTTCGTCGAGCGCATCCAGTTCACCTTCGGCAACACGTTCTAA